The Plasmodium vivax chromosome 7, whole genome shotgun sequence DNA window CCCCTGGACGCTGCAGAGCAGAGAGACAGCCACAAGGACAGGAAGGAGCTCCTGCTGAGGGAGCTGCACAGCATGAAAATGAATCTTTTCGACAATTCGCCCTTCTCAAATTACATCCACTTTTACGAAATATATAACAACTTGAAATGTATAGTCAAGTATGAGAAGGAAGAGCCAAAGGGGACCTGGTTTCTACATCcgattgggaaaaaaaaaacctacaTTCTGTATCTTGTGTACATTCTCTTTTTACTGCTAAGTATATTCCTCTTATTTCGCCTGCAGACAGTGCTTAGATTTCCCTGGGGGTCCAGCAGACATTATCACCCGTGGGAAATTCACTTCCACGTATTCTCTACGTTTTCCGTTTTGGCATATTGCCTGCTAAATTtgtatatcattttttttgcctacaAAACGTTCCTCCACCATGTGGATGTCATGTGCCTCATCATCCTCCAAATGTTATACAACGTGTACATTCgagagaaaaacaaagaaattTATCGCAACACGGAAACTCTCATCGAGGGCTGTAAAAAGATGTTCAGCCAATTGGACAGAAAATTTGACAACATGGTGCTGCTCCACGCTGATGAGGTTTTCAACAAATTTACAAACATATTCAAGTACATAAGTAGGGAAAGCTACACgacggggggaaaaattgccACACCGAAGAAGTGTGGAGAGCTCTTCGTGGAAATTGGGCCCCGGAGGGAGGGCGCCAGGGGCGCGCCCAAGAAGCCCACCTCTGATAACCTCCTCTGCAGTAACCGCCTGTGCAATAACCGCTTATGCAGTAACCGCTTATGCAGTAACCGCCTATGCAGCAACCGCTTATGCGGCAACCCGCACACAGATAAAGACGCCGCGACGGCCCCCGCAAAGCGCGCAGTCTccgtaattataaataacgACGATCTATACGAAGAGCTGAACagcccccccgggggagacATCCCGAATTACCACTACACGCACATGAGCAGAAGGAACATTTTCAACATTTTTGGAAACTCAATTTATTCAAACATTTACAACATAAGCAACTACATGAAGTGCAATCACAACTACATCCACTCATTAATGATTCAGAAATGCAgcgataaaataaattacatcaaatacttctttttcttcattccaTACGTAATTAATTTGTGTGTAAATTTgctcataaatttttatatcctCTTTTCCGTGTATTACTACAACAATGCCATTCCTCTGGTCCCACCTtacgagctagccaaaatgcacatttttaatttgcgaAATTATAAGGGGATATACtacattttgttcatatttttgttcaatttttttttttttttgtatgcccTCTTCCTTTGCAAGCTAAATATCATTCACGTCTTCCTCAATcagatttacaaaaattgcaaatacGAGTCCATTTATTACTGCGAGCATGTCATGAATGAGATTTACGaaaattgcatttttccccacatTGTACAGATGGTACTGAACAGAAAGGGCGCCAACAGGGCGGGTCTTGAAGGGGCTAAAGTAGTCGCCCTGTTGGAGAAAGCGCCTGACCAAGCAAGGTGGAAAGGCGTATCCCCAGACGCTTCGCAAGATTACCATGTTGTGGTGAATAACCCAGACGGGACTACCAACGATGCTGGTAACACCCTGCACGGGAAGAACCCAAACGTGCACAGGAACAAATCGCACGATATTAACCTTCGAACGTGTCAAGAGGCAGATTCCTTTTTCGGTAACAAGGATTCCCACCGGGGGTATGACGTCTCCGAGTGCATTAAGTATTTCAGCATGAGTTAGTTGGCATGAATGGGCGGAGACGGGGAGGCGCCCATCATTGCGTTTTAGCGGTGACACGCCGAGGTGCGATGCGGGTACGCCGCTTCTACACCGCTGCTACATCGCTGCTACATCGCTGCTACATCGCTGCTACaccaccgctacaccgctgCCACACCGCTGCTACACCGCAGGACGAGCTAACCCCCGGGTGAAGCGTCCCCTGGGGAGGTGGCTCTCCTCTCCGTCTGCCCATCAGCATAGACACGCTCCGGCGCGCGCATGGGCAGCCCCGTTTTTTCCCGCAACTGTTTCAGCGCACAAGCGCAGCTATTTTAGCCGATCCAGCCAACTACATTAAGCGCCCTTCttcccgccgctcccccctgcgGTAGATGCTCACATTCTGGGGGTAGTAATGCGCAAAGTCGTAGCAAATGGTCCTGAGGAAGTCCCTATCCTTTTGAGAGAGACGCATGTACAAGGGGCGCAGCTTCTGCAAGGCCTCCTCATCTAAGTGAGCATCTTGAACGtcagaatatttttttcgcaactcATGATTGGTGCTAATGCTGTAACCGCAAAGATCCAAATTGTGGTCTGGCCCCCCCTTACCGATTAAAGATCTCTCCCATTTTATGTGCATGCTAAATctggaaaaaatgttccccACAAATGTGCCTGAACGTGCGCAAATCCACTGGTCAACGATGGCTACCTGTCCTGTGTGcaacttttcattttcataaaaaaaaaaaaaatgtttaaattgaGGAAATTGGCTATCAATcacttttttcacttccttcttctcatcAGTTGACACAAAAATGAGGGTACTTTTGCGCAAAAACATGATGTAAAGGAGTTTTAAAAGAGAAATGCCTACGGGCGACACGTCATATGTGGAGATCTTCCTAAAGTCCGTGTACCTCAGATGGCAACTTATGTAGTTTTTACTTGACTTGAAATTTTTCTCAACAAATTGGTCTCCCTCATTTATTAAATCCTCACTGTATGGGAGAACATCCTCCAAATTGGCATCCACCAATTCGTTCATGAAAGCCACCAGGATGTTGCTGCCGTGTTTGATAAGGACAGAATCAGCGTCGTACTGAAATATGTCCAAAAGAG harbors:
- a CDS encoding hypothetical protein, conserved (encoded by transcript PVX_098900A); translated protein: MKGRAHIWVALLLACLPPRFRNLDKDVSSPVCRTDDVYTGDAFYPFKKKKYVLYDVHIGEGFNLQKEVLYRVALAVYYLNQEERTHVHYLVLPPWCYVTHWGRERTNARIKWSIFFNLKALQNVIPVMEYAEYEGQFGPHTDYILSYRHIIGEWPKRGDKKSFQVLKLDKCQVKGYKLKKNLRKNCDHKYSVEYSGKCTNVKGKKMECLEFFFITSHFVSSTLLDIFQYDADSVLIKHGSNILVAFMNELVDANLEDVLPYSEDLINEGDQFVEKNFKSSKNYISCHLRYTDFRKISTYDVSPVGISLLKLLYIMFLRKSTLIFVSTDEKKEVKKVIDSQFPQFKHFFFFYENEKLHTGQVAIVDQWICARSGTFVGNIFSRFSMHIKWERSLIGKGGPDHNLDLCGYSISTNHELRKKYSDVQDAHLDEEALQKLRPLYMRLSQKDRDFLRTICYDFAHYYPQNVSIYRRGERREEGRLM
- a CDS encoding hypothetical protein, conserved (encoded by transcript PVX_098895A), whose product is MEAKRQSSVELICTERPGREPLDAAEQRDSHKDRKELLLRELHSMKMNLFDNSPFSNYIHFYEIYNNLKCIVKYEKEEPKGTWFLHPIGKKKTYILYLVYILFLLLSIFLLFRLQTVLRFPWGSSRHYHPWEIHFHVFSTFSVLAYCLLNLYIIFFAYKTFLHHVDVMCLIILQMLYNVYIREKNKEIYRNTETLIEGCKKMFSQLDRKFDNMVLLHADEVFNKFTNIFKYISRESYTTGGKIATPKKCGELFVEIGPRREGARGAPKKPTSDNLLCNKDAATAPAKRAVSVIINNDDLYEELNSPPGGDIPNYHYTHMSRRNIFNIFGNSIYSNIYNISNYMKCNHNYIHSLMIQKCSDKINYIKYFFFFIPYVINLCVNLLINFYILFSVYYYNNAIPLVPPYELAKMHIFNLRNYKGIYYILFIFLFNFFFFLYALFLCKLNIIHVFLNQIYKNCKYESIYYCEHVMNEIYENCIFPHIVQMVLNRKGANRAGLEGAKVVALLEKAPDQARWKGVSPDASQDYHVVVNNPDGTTNDAGNTLHGKNPNVHRNKSHDINLRTCQEADSFFGNKDSHRGYDVSECIKYFSMS